Proteins encoded in a region of the Tubulanus polymorphus chromosome 10, tnTubPoly1.2, whole genome shotgun sequence genome:
- the LOC141911997 gene encoding uncharacterized protein LOC141911997, producing the protein MSSSQRREESTVHQGAKLFECEFCEKSFSWKWNLRQHRLRIHDRVHRFKCDHCGKTFCAKEELKHHMSAVHLKLKPHQCAICEKRYVKITTLKTHVKIVHEGVRAFQCEICLQTFGQKGSLKQHMNVHKEAKPFQCDICKRGFSRKNGLQYHLMTNHDSSVRPFECDHCDETFTRIRDLKNHTSFVHLELKPHQCATCQKHFVNKLDLKRHIDAVHKGIRPYECEICQRAFKRKSQLNLHVTLIHQGASPYQCEICRKPFIDQFNLKRHVKFVHEGVQPYTCAICQQTFGQEVSLNRHVATFHQGAKPYQCEICEARFALRSNLKYHIETIHDGVGPFKCDHCDKTFTRKATLKDHTSAVHLKKPHQCAMCEKHFIGITSLKTHVKIVHEGVRAFQCEICLRKFGRKGHLKQHMTIHKEAKPFQCDICKRGFSQKGSLRYHLKTMHGGVGLFKCDHCDKTFTREATLKDHISAVHLKSTPHKCATCQERFTTKSSLKVHLESVHKHRPRRCKIRQQTFKTKNTGTPNEQVLAIHSTRGASHSSLSSSSATFNCEICEKSCGTKDSLAIHVSSKHPKEGAERRFRCKFCSKSYSHKASLNQHVKKTHHRFEKDSVTAEETGLEIEEETNEVNTDSEMFDTDLEVKSDSETEEEIEDVKTEETKTVNAVCQSDKVTKGVNTGSGTDETNEVNTDSKKVGTDSLVESDSDTEEGTESEADFKEEENVNPIKKMKYDKSFAWQHYAVCSGRIWIFVDDE; encoded by the coding sequence ATGAGTTCTTCACAACGCCGCGAAGAATCGACcgtccaccagggggcgaAGCTGTTCGAGTGCGAGTTCTGTGAAAAGAGTTTCAGCTGGAAGTGGAATCTACGACAACACAGACTCCGCATACACGACCGCGTGCATCGGTTTAAATGCGATCACTGCGGTAAAACATTCTGTGCCAAAGAAGAGTTAAAACATCACATGTCTGCCgttcatttgaaattaaagCCGCACCAGTGCGCCATCTGTGAGAAACGTTACGTAAAAATTACCACTTTGAAAACACATGTCAAGATTGTGCACGAAGGCGTTCGGGCGTTTCAATGCGAAATCTGCCTCCAGACGTTTGGACAAAAAGGTAGTTTAAAGCAACACATGAACGTTCATAAGGAGGCGAAGCCGTTCCAGTGCGACATTTGTAAACGGGGGTTCAGTCGGAAAAATGGCCTGCAGTACCATCTAATGACAAACCACGACAGCAGCGTGCGTCCGTTTGAATGCGATCACTGCGATGAAACATTCACCAGAATACGAGACTTAAAAAATCACACGTCTTTCGTTCATCTGGAACTAAAACCGCACCAGTGCGCCACCTGTCAGAAACATTTCGTTAATAAATTGGATCTGAAAAGACACATTGACGCTGTACACAAAGGCATCAGACCGTATGAATGCGAAATCTGTCAGCGGGCATTTAAACGAAAATCTCAATTAAATCTACACGTGACGCTcatccaccagggggcgtcgCCTTACCAGTGCGAGATTTGTCGTAAACCGTTCATTGATCAATTTAATTTGAAGAGACATGTCAAATTCGTCCATGAAGGCGTTCAACCGTACACGTGTGCAATCTGTCAGCAGACGTTTGGGCAAGAGGTAAGTCTAAACCGGCACGTGGCAACCTTCCACCAGGGGGCGAAGCCGTACCAGTGCGAGATTTGTGAAGCGCGTTTTGCTCTGCGAAGTAACCTGAAGTACCATATAGAGACCATACACGACGGTGTGGGTCCGTTTAAATGTGATCACTGCGATAAAACATTCACCAGAAAGGCAACGCTGAAAGATCATACATCTgcggttcatctgaaaaagcCGCACCAGTGCGCCATGTGTGAGAAACATTTCATAGGAATTACCAGTTTGAAAACACATGTCAAGATTGTGCACGAAGGCGTTCGGGCGTTTCAATGCGAAATCTGCCTCCGGAAGTTTGGACGAAAAGGTCATTTAAAGCAACACATGACCATTCATAAGGAGGCGAAGCCGTTCCAGTGCGACATTTGTAAACGGGGGTTCAGTCAGAAAGGTAGCCTGCGGTACCATTTAAAGACCATGCACGGCGGTGTGGGTCTGTTTAAATGTGATCACTGTGATAAAACATTCACCAGAGAGGCAACGCTGAAAGATCATATATCTGCGGTTCATCTGAAATCAACGCCGCACAAGTGCGCCACCTGTCAGGAAAGATTCACAACAAAATCGTCGTTGAAAGTTCATTTAGAGAGCGTGCATAAACACAGACCGCGTCGTTGTAAAATCCGTCAGCAGACGTTCAAAACAAAGAATACCGGTACTCCAAATGAGCAGGTGTTAGCAATTCATTCCACCAGGGGCGCTAGTCATTCTAGTCTTTCATCGTCATCAGCAACGtttaattgtgaaatatgTGAGAAATCATGCGGAACAAAAGACAGTCTGGCGATACACGTGTCTTCCAAACATCCTAAAGAGGGCGCTGAAAGGAGATTTCGGTGTAAATTCTGTTCGAAAAGTTATTCGCACAAGGCTTCGCTGAATCAACATGTGAAAAAAACTCATCATCGGTTTGAAAAAGACTCGGTGACGGCGGAGGAGACAGGTTTAGAAATTGAAGAGGAGACAAACGAGGTAAATACAGACTCTGAGATGTTCGACACAGATTTAGAGGTAAAATCCGATTCCGAGACTGAGGAGGAGATCGAGGATGTGAAAACTGAGGAGACAAAGACGGTAAATGCCGTTTGTCAGTCAGATAAGGTGACAAAGGGGGTAAATACAGGTTCTGGAACAGATGAGACAAACGAGGTGAACACCGATTCTAAGAAGGTCGGCACAGATTCACTTGTTGAGTCCGATTCCGACACTGAGGAGGGAACAGAATCTGAGGCAGATTTTAAGGAAGAGGAAAATGTGAATCCgataaaaaagatgaaatacgaCAAATCATTCGCGTGGCAACACTACGCAGTGTGTTCTGGGAGAATATGGATTTTTGTAGACGATGAATAA
- the LOC141912001 gene encoding uncharacterized protein LOC141912001, whose protein sequence is MSSSQCRKKPTVHQGAKLFECEFCEKSFSGKWNLRQHKLCIHDRVRVFQCEICSRTFGRKGHLKRHMTIHKDAKPFQCDICKQGFSQKDSLQYHLMTNHDNSVRPFECDHCDETFTRIRDLKKHTSFVHLKLKPHQCATCQKHFVNKFDLKRHIDVVHEGIRPYKCEICQRTFGRRTPLNLHMTLVHQGATPYQCKVCRKPFVNQSNLKRHVEVVHEGSQPYTCAICQQTFGKEGSLNRHLATIHQGAKLYQCEICEVRFALRSNLKYHIETIHDSVGRFKCDHCDKTFTRKAMLKDHTSAVHLISKPHKCAICEKRFIGITSLKTHVKIVHEGVRAFQCEICLRTFGQRGHLKRHMTIHKEAKAFQCDICKRGFGQKDSLQYHLKTMHGGVGPFKYDHCDKTFTRKATLKDHTSAVHLKFMPHQHATNERRLRCKLCLQSYSSRASLNQHVKNVHHHFETDADSEKTTEGMMTNAEQVNTDSESESNSETEVNTQVKETNEVNAVSEIDEETNEVNTDSKKVGTDSHDVSDSDTEEGTESEADFEEKESANPIKKMKYNKSFAWQHYAVCSGKIWIFLEDN, encoded by the coding sequence ATGAGTTCGTCACAATGCCGCAAAAAACCGACcgtccaccagggggcgaAGCTGTTTGAGTGCGAGTTCTGTGAAAAGAGTTTCAGTGGGAAATGGAATCTACGACAACACAAACTCTGCATACACGACCGCGTTCGGGTGTTTCAATGTGAAATCTGCTCCCGGACGTTTGGACGAAAAGGTCATTTAAAGCGACACATGACCATTCATAAGGACGCGAAGCCGTTCCAGTGCGACATTTGTAAACAGGGGTTCAGTCAGAAAGATAGCCTGCAGTACCATCTAATGACAAACCACGACAACAGCGTGCGTCCATTTGAATGCGATCACTGCGATGAAACATTCACCAGAATACGAGACTTAAAAAAACACACGTCTTTCGTTCATCTGAAACTAAAACCGCACCAGTGCGCCACCTGTCAGAAGCATTTCGTTAATAAATTCGATCTGAAAAGACATATCGACGTTGTACATGAAGGCATCAGACCGTATAAATGCGAAATCTGTCAGCGGACGTTTGGGCGAAGAACTCCATTAAATCTGCACATGACGCTcgtccaccagggggcgaCGCCGTACCAGTGCAAGGTTTGTCGTAAACCGTTCgttaatcaatcaaatttgaaGAGACACGTCGAAGTCGTCCACGAAGGCTCTCAACCGTACACGTGTGCAATCTGTCAGCAGACGTTTGGAAAAGAGGGAAGTCTAAACCGGCACCTGGCAACCATCCACCAGGGGGCGAAGCTGTACCAATGCGAGATTTGTGAAGTGCGTTTTGCTCTGCGCAGTAACCTGAAGTACCATATAGAGACCATACATGACAGTGTCGGTCGGTTTAAATGTGATCACTGTGATAAAACATTCACCAGAAAGGCAATGCTGAAAGATCATACATCTGCGGTTCATCTGATATCAAAGCCGCACAAGTGCGCCATCTGTGAGAAACGTTTCATAGGAATTACCAGTTTGAAAACACATGTCAAGATTGTGCACGAAGGCGTTCGGGCGTTTCAATGCGAAATCTGCCTCCGGACGTTTGGACAAAGAGGTCATTTAAAGCGACACATGACCATTCATAAGGAGGCGAAGGCGTTCCAGTGCGACATTTGTAAACGGGGGTTCGGTCAGAAAGATAGCCTGCAGTACCATTTAAAGACCATGCACGGCGGTGTGGGTCCGTTTAAATATGATCACTGTGATAAAACATTCACCAGAAAGGCAACGCTGAAAGATCATACATCTGCGGTTCATCTGAAATTCATGCCGCACCAGCACGCCACTAATGAAAGGAGACTTCGGTGTAAACTCTGTTTGCAAAGTTATTCGTCCAGGGCTTCGCTGAATCAACATGTGAAAAACgttcatcatcattttgaaaCAGACGCCGACTCTGAGAAGACAACGGAGGGGATGATGACAAACGCCGAGCAGGTCAACACGGATTCAGAAAGTGAGTCGAATTCCGAGACTGAGGTGAACACTCAGGTGAAGGAAACAAATGAGGTTAACGCAGTTTCTGAGATAGATGAGGAGACAAACGAGGTGAATACCGATTCTAAGAAGGTCGGCACAGATTCACATGATGTGTCCGATTCCGACACTGAGGAGGGAACAGAATCTGAGGCAGATTTTGAGGAAAAGGAAAGTGCTAATCCgataaaaaagatgaaatacaacaaatcatttgCGTGGCAACACTATGCAGTGTGTTCTGGGAAAATATGGATATTTTTAGAGGATAATTGA
- the LOC141912000 gene encoding uncharacterized protein LOC141912000, translated as MSSSQHHEESTVHQGAKLFECELCEKSFSKKWNLRQHKLRMHDRVHRFKCDRCDKSFYAKLQLDYHMSAIHLKLKPHQCAICEKRFTAIDSMKAHMKIVHEGVRAFQCEICQQTFGRKGSLKRHMSVHQEAKPFQCDICKRGFRQKGALQYHIMANHDFSVRPFECDHCDKTFTKIRDLKVHTSFVHLKLKPHQCATCQKHFVNKFELKSHIDVIHEGIRRYKCEICQQSFGRKPQLIRHVTLTHHGVKPYQCKVCRKPFVNQSNLKSHVEVVHEGVQPYTCAICQQTFGKEGSLNRHLTTIHQGAKLYQCEICEARFALNSNLKYHLKTIHGGVGSFKCDHCGETFTSKAALKDHTSSVHLKKPHQCAICEKRFIAITSLKRHVKIVHEGVRAFQCEICLRTFGLKGHLKRHMTIHKEAKPFQCKICKQGFSQKDSLQYHLKTMHGGVGLFKCDHCDKTFTRKATLKDHTSAVHLKSTPHQRSTGRRFRCKLCLKNYLYKAALNQHMKNVHHHFETDADSEKTTEGMMTNAEQVNTDSESESDSETKVNTQVKETNEANTVSEIDDETNEANTDSKKVGTHSHDESDSDADEGTESEADFEEKESVNPIKKMKYDKSFAWQHYAVCSGRIWIFLDDN; from the coding sequence ATGAGTTCGTCACAACACCACGAAGAATCGACcgtccaccagggggcgaAGCTGTTCGAGTGCGAGTTGTGTGAAAAGAGTTTCAGCAAGAAATGGAATCTACGACAACACAAACTCCGCATGCACGACCGCGTGCATCGGTTTAAATGCGATCGCTGCGATAAATCATTCTATGCCAAACTACAGTTAGATTATCACATGTCCGccattcatttgaaattaaagCCGCACCAGTGCGCCATCTGTGAGAAACGTTTCACAGCAATTGACAGTATGAAAGCACATATGAAGATTGTGCACGAAGGCGTTCGCGCGTTTCAATGTGAAATCTGTCAGCAGACGTTTGGACGAAAAGGTAGTTTAAAGCGACACATGTCAGTTCACCAGGAGGCGAAGCCGTTCCAGTGCGACATTTGTAAACGTGGGTTCCGTCAGAAAGGTGCCCTGCAGTACCACATAATGGCAAACCACGACTTCAGCGTGCGTCCATTTGAATGCGATCACTGCGATAAAACATTCACCAAAATACGAGACTTAAAAGTTCACACGTCTTTCGTTCATCTGAAACTAAAACCGCACCAGTGCGCCACCTGTCAGAAACATTTTGTTAATAAATTCGAACTGAAAAGTCATATCGACGTCATACACGAAGGCATCAGACGGTATAAATGCGAAATCTGTCAGCAGTCGTTTGGGCGAAAACCTCAATTAATTCGGCACGTGACGCTCACCCACCATGGGGTGAAGCCGTACCAGTGCAAGGTTTGTCGAAAACCGTTCGTTAATCAATCAAACTTGAAGAGCCACGTCGAAGTCGTCCATGAAGGCGTTCAACCGTACACGTGTGCAATCTGTCAGCAGACGTTTGGAAAAGAGGGAAGTCTAAACCGGCACCTGACAACCATCCACCAGGGGGCGAAGCTGTACCAATGCGAGATTTGTGAAGCGCGTTTTGCTTTGAACAGTAACCTGAAGTACCATTTAAAGACCATACACGGCGGTGTGGGTTCGTTTAAATGTGATCACTGCGGTGAAACATTTACCAGCAAGGCAGCGCTGAAAGATCATACATCTtcggttcatctgaaaaagcCGCACCAGTGCGCCATCTGTGAGAAACGTTTCATAGCAATTACCAGTTTGAAAAGACATGTCAAGATCGTGCACGAAGGCGTTCGGGCGTTTCAATGCGAAATCTGCCTTAGGACGTTTGGACTAAAAGGTCATTTAAAGCGACACATGACCATTCATAAGGAAGCGAAGCCGTTCCAGTGCAAGATTTGTAAACAGGGGTTCAGTCAGAAAGATAGCCTGCAGTACCATTTAAAGACCATGCACGGCGGTGTGGGTCTGTTTAAATGTGATCACTGTGATAAAACATTCACCAGAAAGGCAACGCTGAAAGATCATACATCTGCGGTTCATCTGAAATCAACGCCGCACCAACGGTCCACTGGAAGGAGATTTCGGTGTAAACTCTGTTTGAAGAATTATTTGTACAAGGCTGCGCTGAATCAACATATGAAAAACgttcatcatcattttgaaaCAGACGCCGACTCTGAGAAGACAACGGAGGGGATGATGACAAACGCCGAGCAGGTCAACACGGATTCAGAAAGTGAGTCCGATTCCGAGACTAAAGTGAACACTCAGGTGAAGGAGACAAATGAGGCTAATACAGTTTCTGAGATAGATGATGAGACAAATGAGGCGAATACTGATTCTAAAAAGGTCGGCACGCATTCACATGATGAGTCTGATTCCGACGCGGATGAGGGAACCGAATCTGAGGCAGACTTTGAGGAAAAGGAAAGTGTGAATCCgataaaaaagatgaaatacgaCAAATCATTCGCGTGGCAACACTATGCAGTGTGTTCTGGGAGAATATGGATATTTTTAGACGataattga
- the LOC141912003 gene encoding secernin-2-like isoform X1: MSCSTFVVLPPATGDGSIIFGKNSDRPESEVAEVVYHAAADHEADSKLQCTYIEIDQVGRTEAVVLSKPVWCWGAEMGANQHGVCIGNEAIFTKLIGPETKDKKLLGMDLVRLGLERSRTATDALKVITSLLECHGQGGPCYEDPSMDFVYHNSFLIADRSEAWVLETADKWWAAEKVKDGVKHIGNVLSIGSKIDAMSDGLEEHAKSNGFTGGAAEFNFADSYRGEYPSALVDSVPTNQHPASRYAEGKRLLLEHSATGSFSVRDMFGILRNEESGICRSGPRVITTASMVSVIAPLDSTVPSTHWFTATPNPQYSVFKPFVFSRDVAIGRHTVAPRDDDATDREHTLYKHHKHAERLMRTPEGAELKNTLLHLESTCVRDVDEYVRTIDVSQDAAELEDLFKDVVESEIKFYKWGV, from the exons ATGTCGTGCAGTACGTTCGTGGTGCTTCCACCGGCGACCGGTGACGGCTCCATCATATTCGGCAAGAACTCCGATCGGCCGGAGAGCGAGGTCGCCGAGGTCGTCTATCACGCGGCTGCCGATCACGAAGCCGACTCTAAATTACAG TGCACGTACATCGAGATTGATCAGGTCGGCCGCACGGAGGCCGTCGTGCTGAGTAAACCGGTGTGGTGCTGGGGCGCCGAAATGGGAGCCAATCAGCACGGAGTCTGCATCGGCAACGAGGCCATTTTCACGAAATTGATCGGACCGGAAACGAAGGACAAAAAACTGCTTGGCATGGATTTAGTCAG ATTAGGCCTCGAACGCAGTAGAACGGCGACCGACGCGTTGAAGGTCATCACGTCGTTGTTGGAGTGTCACGGTCAGGGCGGACCGTGCTACGAAGACCCATCGATGGACTTCGTCTACCACAACAGTTTCCTGATCGCCGATCGCTCGGAGGCCTGGGTTTTGGAGACCGCCGACAAGTGGTGGGCCGCCGAAAAAGTGAAAg ATGGAGTTAAACATATCGGCAACGTTTTGTCGATCGGGAGTAAAATCGACGCCATGTCGGACGGTCTCGAGGAGCACGCGAAATCGAACGGCTTCACAGGTGGCGCCGCCGAGTTCAACTTCGCCGATTCGTACCGCGGCGAGTATCCGTCTGCCCTCGTCGACTCGGTGCCGACCAATCAGCATCCGGCTAGTCGCTACGCCGAGGGTAAACGTCTGCTACTAGAACATTCCGCCACTG GCAGTTTCTCGGTACGGGACATGTTCGGTATACTGCGTAACGAGGAGAGCGGAATCTGCCGGTCGGGACCGCGCGTCATAACGACGGCGAGCATGGTATCGGTGATCGCGCCGCTCGACTCGACCGTACCGTCGACGCACTGGTTCACGGCGACGCCGAACCCGCAGTACTCGGTGTTCAAACCGTTCGTGTTCTCGCGCGACGTCGCCATCGGGCGCCACACGGTGGCGCCGCGCGACGACGACGCCACCGATCGCGAGCACACTCTATACAAGCATCACAAGCACGCCGAGCGCCTGATGCGCACGCCCGAGGGCGCCGAACTGAAAAACACGCTGTTGCATTTAGAGTCGACGTGCGTGCGCGACGTCGACGAGTACGTGCGTACGATCGACGTGTCGCAGGACGCCGCCGAGTTGGAAGATCTGTTCAAGGACGTCGTCGAGTCGGAGATTAAGTTCTACAAGTGGGGCGTTTAA
- the LOC141912003 gene encoding secernin-2-like isoform X2 produces MGANQHGVCIGNEAIFTKLIGPETKDKKLLGMDLVRLGLERSRTATDALKVITSLLECHGQGGPCYEDPSMDFVYHNSFLIADRSEAWVLETADKWWAAEKVKDGVKHIGNVLSIGSKIDAMSDGLEEHAKSNGFTGGAAEFNFADSYRGEYPSALVDSVPTNQHPASRYAEGKRLLLEHSATGSFSVRDMFGILRNEESGICRSGPRVITTASMVSVIAPLDSTVPSTHWFTATPNPQYSVFKPFVFSRDVAIGRHTVAPRDDDATDREHTLYKHHKHAERLMRTPEGAELKNTLLHLESTCVRDVDEYVRTIDVSQDAAELEDLFKDVVESEIKFYKWGV; encoded by the exons ATGGGAGCCAATCAGCACGGAGTCTGCATCGGCAACGAGGCCATTTTCACGAAATTGATCGGACCGGAAACGAAGGACAAAAAACTGCTTGGCATGGATTTAGTCAG ATTAGGCCTCGAACGCAGTAGAACGGCGACCGACGCGTTGAAGGTCATCACGTCGTTGTTGGAGTGTCACGGTCAGGGCGGACCGTGCTACGAAGACCCATCGATGGACTTCGTCTACCACAACAGTTTCCTGATCGCCGATCGCTCGGAGGCCTGGGTTTTGGAGACCGCCGACAAGTGGTGGGCCGCCGAAAAAGTGAAAg ATGGAGTTAAACATATCGGCAACGTTTTGTCGATCGGGAGTAAAATCGACGCCATGTCGGACGGTCTCGAGGAGCACGCGAAATCGAACGGCTTCACAGGTGGCGCCGCCGAGTTCAACTTCGCCGATTCGTACCGCGGCGAGTATCCGTCTGCCCTCGTCGACTCGGTGCCGACCAATCAGCATCCGGCTAGTCGCTACGCCGAGGGTAAACGTCTGCTACTAGAACATTCCGCCACTG GCAGTTTCTCGGTACGGGACATGTTCGGTATACTGCGTAACGAGGAGAGCGGAATCTGCCGGTCGGGACCGCGCGTCATAACGACGGCGAGCATGGTATCGGTGATCGCGCCGCTCGACTCGACCGTACCGTCGACGCACTGGTTCACGGCGACGCCGAACCCGCAGTACTCGGTGTTCAAACCGTTCGTGTTCTCGCGCGACGTCGCCATCGGGCGCCACACGGTGGCGCCGCGCGACGACGACGCCACCGATCGCGAGCACACTCTATACAAGCATCACAAGCACGCCGAGCGCCTGATGCGCACGCCCGAGGGCGCCGAACTGAAAAACACGCTGTTGCATTTAGAGTCGACGTGCGTGCGCGACGTCGACGAGTACGTGCGTACGATCGACGTGTCGCAGGACGCCGCCGAGTTGGAAGATCTGTTCAAGGACGTCGTCGAGTCGGAGATTAAGTTCTACAAGTGGGGCGTTTAA